One genomic region from Trueperaceae bacterium encodes:
- a CDS encoding MarR family transcriptional regulator: protein MDELASTQELAPADLYGLEANDPGGRLIDRTVLGDQDVGQINRVMAALGRLRDAERHLSEASLKYMRLNDTDMRALHYLIVCANQGVIATAGGIATHLGISSASTTKLLDRLEQAGHVSRAPHPTDRRALSISIAPATREAAMNTVGRQHARRFLAAARLSPTEREAVIRFLTDMAAELLGGEEAWVEAVVAAG, encoded by the coding sequence ATGGACGAGTTAGCGAGCACTCAGGAGCTAGCCCCAGCCGACTTGTACGGCCTGGAGGCCAACGACCCGGGCGGCAGACTCATCGACCGGACCGTGCTCGGCGACCAAGACGTCGGCCAGATCAACCGAGTGATGGCCGCTCTCGGTAGGTTACGGGACGCCGAACGGCACCTGTCAGAGGCGTCCCTGAAGTACATGAGGCTGAACGACACCGACATGCGCGCGCTGCACTACCTGATCGTCTGTGCCAACCAAGGCGTCATCGCCACCGCCGGTGGCATCGCCACCCACCTTGGCATCTCAAGCGCCTCGACCACCAAGCTCCTCGACCGCTTGGAGCAGGCAGGGCACGTCTCGCGCGCGCCACACCCCACTGACCGCCGCGCCCTCTCCATCAGCATCGCGCCCGCCACCCGCGAAGCCGCCATGAACACCGTTGGCCGCCAGCACGCCCGCCGCTTCCTCGCCGCGGCCCGGCTCAGCCCCACCGAACGCGAGGCCGTGATCCGTTTCCTCACCGACATGGCGGCCGAGCTCTTGGGCGGGGAGGAGGCGTGGGTGGAGGCGGTGGTTGCGGCAGGGTGA